The following are encoded in a window of Staphylococcus piscifermentans genomic DNA:
- the argF gene encoding ornithine carbamoyltransferase yields the protein MQNLRNRNFLTLLDFSQKEVEFLLNLSEDLKRAKYAGIEQQTMKGKNIALIFEKDSTRTRCAFEVAAYDQGAHVTYLGPTGSQMGKKETAADTARVLGGMYDGIEYRGFSQRTVETLAEKSGVPVWNGLTDEDHPTQVLADFLTAKETLKKPYHEINFTYVGDGRNNVANALMAGAAIMGMRFHLVCPKELNPTDELLNRCKELAEENGGEILVTDDIDKGVKGSDVLYTDVWVSMGEPDEVWEERIKLLKPYQVNQEMIEKTGNPRVIFEHCLPSFHNDETKIGAEIADKYGLKEMEVTDEVFEGKHSVVFQEAENRMHTIKAVMVATLGDIG from the coding sequence ATGCAAAACTTAAGAAACAGAAATTTCCTAACATTATTAGATTTTTCACAGAAAGAAGTTGAATTCCTACTCAACCTTTCAGAAGATTTGAAACGTGCGAAATACGCAGGTATTGAGCAACAAACGATGAAAGGAAAAAATATTGCATTAATTTTCGAAAAAGACTCAACTCGTACTCGTTGCGCATTTGAAGTTGCCGCTTACGACCAAGGTGCTCACGTCACTTATCTTGGACCTACAGGCAGCCAAATGGGCAAAAAAGAAACAGCAGCAGATACTGCTCGCGTACTCGGCGGCATGTATGACGGTATCGAATACCGCGGATTCTCTCAACGTACTGTTGAAACATTGGCTGAAAAATCAGGAGTTCCGGTTTGGAACGGTTTGACTGACGAAGATCACCCTACGCAAGTATTGGCTGACTTCTTGACTGCCAAAGAAACATTGAAAAAACCTTATCACGAAATCAACTTCACATATGTTGGTGACGGACGCAACAACGTAGCGAACGCATTGATGGCTGGTGCCGCAATTATGGGTATGCGTTTCCACTTGGTATGTCCTAAAGAGTTAAATCCAACAGACGAATTATTGAATCGTTGTAAAGAATTGGCTGAAGAAAACGGCGGCGAAATCTTGGTAACTGACGACATCGACAAAGGTGTGAAAGGTTCTGACGTGCTTTACACAGACGTTTGGGTATCAATGGGCGAACCTGACGAAGTTTGGGAAGAACGTATCAAATTATTGAAACCTTACCAAGTGAACCAAGAAATGATTGAAAAAACTGGTAACCCACGTGTGATTTTCGAACACTGCTTACCTTCATTCCATAACGATGAAACTAAAATCGGTGCAGAAATCGCAGACAAATACGGCTTGAAAGAAATGGAAGTTACAGATGAAGTCTTCGAAGGCAAACATTCAGTAGTATTCCAAGAAGCTGAAAACCGTATGCACACAATCAAAGCAGTAATGGTCGCAACTTTAGGCGATATTGGATAA
- the arcC gene encoding carbamate kinase: MAKIVVALGGNALGNSPEEQLKLVENTAKSLIALVQKGNEVVISHGNGPQVGSINLGLNYAAEHEQGPPFPFPECGAMSQAYIGYQLQQSLQNELHNLGIEKPVVTLVTQTVVDRDDEAFTNPTKPIGMFYDKELADTIAKERHYTFVEDSGRGYRRVVPSPQPIEIVEFPSIETLINAGNLVISSGGGGIPVVKDDKGDLHGVDAVIDKDKSSALLGAELKSEQLIILTAVDYIYINFGKDNQEQLKEVTVDEMKQYIDEGQFAKGSMLPKVEASIQFIENNPKGEVIITSLDKLDDALEGKVGTVIKK, encoded by the coding sequence ATGGCTAAAATCGTAGTAGCATTAGGCGGAAACGCATTAGGCAACTCACCAGAAGAACAATTGAAACTTGTTGAAAATACAGCGAAATCCTTAATTGCATTAGTGCAAAAAGGCAACGAAGTCGTTATCAGTCATGGTAACGGACCGCAAGTCGGCAGCATCAACTTAGGCTTGAACTACGCTGCTGAACACGAGCAAGGCCCTCCATTCCCATTCCCAGAATGTGGCGCAATGAGCCAAGCTTATATCGGTTATCAACTACAACAAAGTCTGCAAAATGAATTGCATAACTTAGGTATTGAGAAACCTGTAGTAACATTAGTTACTCAAACAGTTGTAGACAGAGATGACGAAGCATTTACGAACCCAACTAAACCAATCGGTATGTTCTATGACAAAGAATTAGCAGACACAATTGCTAAAGAACGTCACTACACTTTCGTTGAAGACTCAGGACGTGGCTATCGTCGCGTCGTACCTTCACCACAACCGATTGAAATCGTTGAATTCCCAAGTATCGAAACACTGATCAATGCCGGCAACTTAGTGATTTCAAGTGGAGGCGGCGGTATCCCAGTTGTTAAAGACGACAAAGGTGATTTGCACGGTGTAGATGCTGTTATCGATAAAGACAAATCAAGTGCCCTACTTGGTGCAGAATTGAAATCTGAACAATTGATTATCTTGACTGCAGTAGATTATATCTATATCAACTTCGGCAAAGACAATCAAGAACAATTGAAAGAAGTCACAGTAGATGAGATGAAGCAATATATTGACGAAGGTCAATTCGCGAAAGGCAGCATGTTGCCTAAAGTAGAAGCTTCTATCCAATTTATCGAAAACAACCCTAAAGGCGAAGTAATCATCACTTCATTAGACAAATTAGATGACGCTTTAGAAGGTAAAGTCGGCACTGTGATTAAAAAATAA
- a CDS encoding DUF4352 domain-containing protein, with translation MKKLLFLMVSVLFLLAACGSNKSEEKVEADEERGEATDKMKLFRVGQTVTADGVDIKVMKAEYVNDYDEYSAPKNGKVLKVYLKFKNNNKDQVLVDSSAFSMKVRGENYSEWYGGDGTDGMFSHQLNHGNTATGTLIYDVPESNFYTLEMDTNFNLKNVKAKWNISKAMIKESDSKSDGDEAKASETSKAKADKSDDEKDYPYTADEYNALVDEYNALTDGEKMNHVTRGVTNKEYNDLAARVEKLYEELGAEYEKEYQKQLDKEEAERQKQSEQEEAEWQKEQDRLDKEFNAEMKRQDEAYAREEAQRQKQEAADQKAYEAEQQRIAEQEAREEAQRQKQEAAEQARQQKEEAALSAE, from the coding sequence GTGAAGAAATTATTATTTTTAATGGTAAGTGTTTTATTTTTATTAGCAGCTTGTGGCAGTAACAAGTCTGAAGAAAAGGTTGAAGCTGATGAAGAAAGAGGCGAAGCAACGGACAAAATGAAATTGTTCCGTGTAGGCCAAACCGTCACAGCGGATGGTGTAGATATCAAAGTCATGAAAGCAGAATATGTGAATGATTATGATGAATACAGCGCACCGAAAAACGGCAAAGTCTTAAAAGTCTATTTGAAATTCAAAAACAATAATAAAGATCAGGTATTAGTTGATAGCAGTGCATTTTCTATGAAAGTTCGCGGTGAAAATTATTCCGAGTGGTATGGCGGAGATGGAACAGATGGTATGTTCTCTCATCAATTGAATCATGGCAACACAGCTACAGGAACATTGATCTATGACGTTCCGGAGTCGAATTTCTATACTTTAGAAATGGATACGAATTTCAACTTGAAGAATGTGAAGGCTAAGTGGAATATCTCTAAAGCGATGATTAAAGAAAGCGACAGTAAGAGTGACGGAGACGAAGCGAAGGCCAGTGAAACAAGTAAGGCTAAAGCTGATAAGAGCGATGATGAAAAGGATTATCCATATACCGCAGATGAATATAATGCGTTGGTAGATGAATACAATGCATTGACTGATGGTGAAAAAATGAATCATGTGACACGCGGTGTAACAAACAAAGAATACAATGATTTGGCTGCACGTGTGGAAAAATTATATGAAGAACTCGGCGCAGAATATGAAAAAGAATACCAAAAACAACTAGATAAAGAAGAAGCTGAGCGCCAAAAACAATCCGAACAAGAAGAAGCTGAATGGCAAAAAGAACAAGATCGTTTAGATAAAGAATTCAATGCAGAAATGAAGCGTCAAGATGAAGCTTATGCACGCGAAGAAGCACAGCGTCAAAAACAAGAAGCTGCTGATCAAAAAGCTTATGAAGCTGAACAACAACGTATAGCAGAACAAGAAGCGCGTGAAGAGGCACAACGTCAAAAACAAGAAGCAGCTGAACAAGCACGCCAACAAAAAGAAGAAGCTGCACTTTCTGCAGAATAA
- a CDS encoding thiamine pyrophosphate-dependent dehydrogenase E1 component subunit alpha — MDKEQARWIYKTMNEIRDFEEKAHEMFSNGEIPGFVHLYVGEEAVATGVMSLLEDDDYITSTHRGHGHAIAKGCDLNGMMAEIMGKRDGLGHGKGGSMHVAEIDKGMLGANGIVSGGFGLATGAGISLRNQGKDNVAVCFFGDGAANEGNFHEGLNFASILNLPVIFVCENNQFGEGTTHKYASASETVAERASAYNMPGVYVDGMNVVEVRDAAKKAIERAKNGEGPTLIECDTYRKYGHFEGDEQKVKTKEDRNADRNPTEEFRKYAIEHNLLTEEEADEIEKAAQKAIDDAVEYGESSEQPDLDSLYKDVFA, encoded by the coding sequence ATGGATAAAGAACAAGCACGCTGGATTTATAAAACGATGAATGAAATTCGTGATTTTGAAGAAAAAGCACATGAAATGTTCAGCAATGGAGAAATTCCAGGATTCGTACATTTATATGTTGGTGAAGAAGCTGTCGCTACAGGTGTAATGTCACTGTTAGAAGATGATGATTATATTACAAGTACGCACCGTGGTCATGGACATGCAATCGCTAAGGGTTGCGACTTAAATGGAATGATGGCTGAAATCATGGGCAAACGCGATGGTCTAGGACATGGTAAAGGCGGATCGATGCATGTAGCTGAAATCGATAAAGGTATGTTAGGCGCTAATGGTATCGTTAGTGGCGGTTTCGGTTTAGCTACAGGAGCAGGAATTTCTTTACGTAATCAAGGTAAAGATAATGTAGCAGTCTGCTTCTTCGGTGATGGTGCTGCCAATGAAGGCAATTTCCATGAAGGTTTGAACTTCGCTTCAATTCTCAACTTACCTGTTATTTTCGTCTGTGAAAATAACCAATTCGGTGAAGGAACGACTCATAAATATGCGAGTGCTTCTGAAACAGTTGCCGAACGTGCGTCAGCTTATAATATGCCGGGTGTTTACGTAGATGGTATGAATGTAGTTGAAGTAAGAGATGCTGCTAAAAAAGCAATCGAACGTGCGAAAAACGGAGAAGGTCCTACTCTTATCGAATGTGATACTTACCGTAAGTATGGTCACTTTGAAGGTGACGAGCAAAAAGTAAAAACAAAAGAAGACCGTAATGCTGATCGTAATCCAACTGAAGAATTCCGCAAATATGCGATTGAACATAACTTATTAACGGAAGAAGAAGCGGATGAAATTGAAAAAGCTGCACAAAAAGCTATTGACGATGCTGTTGAATACGGAGAAAGCAGTGAACAGCCGGATTTAGATTCATTATACAAAGATGTATTTGCATAA
- a CDS encoding MazG-like family protein yields MNENNRERIEEELTDALVYRYMIADNLDIDIEEWGEAPREEEQGE; encoded by the coding sequence GTGAACGAAAACAATCGCGAACGTATCGAAGAAGAACTAACAGATGCACTCGTTTACAGGTATATGATTGCAGATAACTTAGATATAGATATTGAAGAATGGGGAGAAGCACCCAGAGAAGAAGAGCAAGGGGAGTAA
- the lpdA gene encoding dihydrolipoyl dehydrogenase: MEQYDLVVIGAGPGGYVSAIRAAQLGLNTAIVEKQYMGGTCLNVGCIPSKLLLEYGKKIHDIKLADSWGIKTDHLNIDFPQLNQRTKSVINNLTSGVSHLLKQNKVKIFEGEAQVNDDLTIHIDDQTIKANDILLATGSTPFIPPINGLDKVNYHTTNTIFKLEKLPQSLVVIGGGVIATEIASSMADLGVNVTLLEVAKDILLTETKEIRSILKEHLEEQGINIVTNCEIKQVNQDEIILADETKVDFDTLLVATGRKPNLQASENLKLENEKDTPFIKVNSNYQTSKAHVYAVGDLINTYQLAHAASAEGINAVETIAGLNPKSIDINMIPRCIYTRVEAASVGLTASQAKEQGYKVKTAESYFQSNAKAMIEEETDGFIQIVADAEYGEILGGFIVGPHATDLIGELLGVKVAEGTVEELSEVIQPHPSLLEVLGEAADDWFKKAIHK; encoded by the coding sequence TTGGAACAATATGATTTAGTAGTCATTGGTGCTGGACCAGGTGGTTATGTTTCCGCTATACGTGCTGCCCAATTAGGTTTAAATACAGCCATCGTTGAAAAGCAATACATGGGAGGAACTTGCTTAAATGTTGGTTGTATACCATCTAAATTATTACTTGAATATGGTAAGAAGATTCACGATATTAAACTTGCTGATAGTTGGGGTATTAAAACGGATCATTTAAACATTGATTTTCCACAACTCAATCAAAGGACAAAGTCAGTTATCAATAATTTAACAAGCGGCGTCTCTCACCTTCTTAAACAAAATAAAGTGAAAATATTTGAGGGTGAAGCCCAAGTAAATGATGACTTAACGATTCATATTGATGATCAAACAATCAAAGCTAACGATATCCTTCTTGCTACAGGCAGTACACCTTTCATTCCTCCTATCAACGGGTTAGATAAAGTAAATTATCACACTACGAACACTATTTTTAAGCTTGAAAAACTTCCTCAATCACTTGTAGTTATAGGTGGTGGTGTAATTGCCACTGAAATCGCCTCCTCTATGGCTGATTTAGGAGTCAATGTAACACTTCTTGAAGTCGCAAAAGATATTCTATTGACTGAAACTAAAGAAATTCGATCAATTTTGAAAGAACACTTAGAAGAACAAGGAATCAATATAGTTACCAACTGTGAAATTAAGCAAGTTAATCAAGACGAAATTATTTTAGCAGATGAGACAAAGGTTGATTTTGATACATTACTCGTAGCCACAGGACGTAAACCTAACTTACAAGCTTCTGAAAATCTCAAATTAGAAAATGAAAAAGATACACCTTTTATAAAAGTAAATAGTAATTACCAAACAAGTAAAGCGCATGTATATGCAGTCGGCGATTTAATTAACACTTATCAATTAGCCCATGCTGCAAGCGCTGAAGGAATCAATGCAGTTGAAACGATCGCAGGATTAAATCCAAAGTCTATCGATATTAATATGATTCCACGCTGTATTTATACTCGTGTGGAAGCCGCTTCTGTCGGCTTAACAGCATCACAAGCCAAGGAACAAGGTTATAAAGTGAAAACTGCAGAATCTTATTTCCAAAGTAATGCTAAAGCGATGATTGAAGAAGAGACAGATGGTTTCATTCAAATCGTGGCTGATGCAGAATATGGTGAAATTTTAGGCGGATTTATTGTAGGTCCTCATGCTACTGACTTAATTGGTGAATTACTGGGCGTGAAGGTTGCAGAAGGTACAGTTGAAGAATTATCTGAAGTAATTCAACCTCACCCATCTCTACTTGAAGTTTTAGGTGAAGCTGCAGATGACTGGTTTAAAAAAGCCATTCACAAATAA
- a CDS encoding YfcC family protein: MPGAFVILFILTVVAVIATWVIPAGAYSKLSYEPGAQQLKIENPHKEIKKVPATQKELDKMGVKIHIEQFKSGAINKPVSIPDTYERLDQNPAGPGEITNAMVEGTIEAVDIMVFIFVLGGLIGVVSASGSFESGLLALTKKTKGHEFLLIFMVSILMVLGGTLCGIEEEAVAFYPILVPIFIAMGYDSIVCVGAIFLASSVGTTFSTINPFSVVIASNAAGITFTEGLYWRVAGCIVGAIFVIGYLYWYSQRIKKDHKLSYSYEDRESFEKQWSVMGKDAHADNFSWRKKIILILFVIPFPLMVWGVMTQGWWFPVMASMFLAVTIVIMFIAGTGKNGLGEKGTVDAFVNGASSLVGVSLIIGLARGINLVMNEGLISDTILHFSSTLVQNVSGPIFIIIILFIFFFLGFIVPSSSGLAVLAMPIFAPLADTVGIPRFVMVTAYQFGQYAMLFLAPTGLVMATLQMLDMKYSHWFRFVWPVVVFVLVFGGAMLVTQVLVYS; encoded by the coding sequence ATGCCCGGGGCCTTTGTAATCCTCTTTATTTTAACTGTCGTGGCTGTTATTGCGACGTGGGTAATTCCAGCGGGTGCGTATTCTAAATTATCTTATGAGCCTGGTGCGCAACAATTAAAAATTGAGAACCCTCATAAAGAAATCAAGAAAGTACCGGCAACGCAAAAAGAGCTCGATAAGATGGGCGTTAAAATACACATTGAACAGTTTAAATCCGGTGCGATCAACAAACCGGTTTCGATTCCTGATACTTATGAAAGATTAGATCAAAATCCAGCGGGACCTGGAGAAATTACCAATGCGATGGTTGAAGGGACTATTGAAGCGGTAGACATCATGGTCTTCATCTTCGTGCTCGGTGGTCTGATTGGCGTGGTAAGTGCTAGTGGTTCCTTCGAATCAGGATTGCTTGCTTTAACTAAGAAAACTAAAGGACATGAGTTCTTGCTCATATTTATGGTATCTATCTTAATGGTACTGGGCGGTACCCTCTGCGGTATTGAAGAAGAGGCCGTCGCCTTCTATCCAATACTGGTGCCGATATTTATTGCCATGGGCTATGACTCCATCGTCTGTGTAGGGGCCATATTCTTGGCCAGCTCTGTAGGGACAACTTTCTCTACTATCAACCCGTTCTCAGTAGTAATCGCCTCTAACGCAGCAGGTATTACATTTACTGAAGGTTTATACTGGCGTGTAGCTGGCTGTATCGTAGGTGCTATCTTTGTTATCGGTTACTTATACTGGTATTCTCAAAGAATCAAGAAAGATCACAAATTATCTTATTCTTATGAAGACCGTGAATCATTTGAAAAACAATGGTCTGTCATGGGTAAAGATGCACATGCTGACAACTTCTCTTGGCGTAAGAAAATTATCTTAATCTTATTCGTTATTCCATTCCCATTAATGGTTTGGGGCGTTATGACGCAAGGCTGGTGGTTCCCAGTCATGGCTTCAATGTTCTTAGCAGTAACAATCGTCATCATGTTCATTGCGGGAACTGGTAAAAATGGTTTAGGTGAAAAAGGGACAGTAGATGCCTTTGTAAATGGTGCATCCAGCTTAGTTGGGGTATCTTTAATCATCGGTTTAGCGCGTGGTATCAACTTAGTCATGAATGAAGGCTTAATCTCAGATACTATCTTGCACTTCTCATCTACATTAGTTCAAAATGTAAGTGGTCCGATATTTATCATCATCATCCTATTTATCTTCTTCTTCTTAGGATTTATCGTACCATCATCATCTGGTTTAGCTGTACTCGCAATGCCGATCTTCGCGCCGCTTGCTGATACAGTAGGTATTCCGAGATTCGTTATGGTAACAGCTTATCAATTCGGACAATACGCAATGTTGTTCTTAGCTCCGACAGGACTCGTAATGGCAACACTGCAAATGCTCGACATGAAATACTCTCACTGGTTCCGATTTGTATGGCCGGTCGTAGTCTTCGTACTCGTATTCGGTGGCGCAATGCTCGTTACTCAAGTACTCGTTTACTCATAA
- a CDS encoding alpha-ketoacid dehydrogenase subunit beta → MSEKRELTFMGAINEAIDTAMKKDDNVILIGTDVAGGADVEHLKDDDSFGGVFGVTKGLVKKYGRDRVIDTPIAEHITLSSAVGAAATGLRPIAELMFNDFIGFGLDPILNQGAKMRYMFGGKAKIPMVVRTIHGAGAGAAAQHSQTLYNIFASIPGVKVVVPSNPYDAKGLLLAAIEDDNLVVFSEDKTLLSMKGEVPEEDYTVEIGKARVAQEGDDLTIVAIGKMVQVALDTADKLAEDNVSVEVIDLRSISPWDEETVLDSVKKTGRLIVIDESNPQCNIAGDVASTIGDVGFDYLDGPIKKVTAPDTPVPFAQNLEQAYIPSVDKVLDVANELIEDLKKVKF, encoded by the coding sequence ATGAGTGAAAAACGTGAGTTAACATTTATGGGCGCAATAAACGAAGCCATTGATACTGCAATGAAGAAAGACGATAATGTTATTTTAATCGGAACAGACGTCGCTGGTGGTGCAGATGTAGAACATTTGAAAGATGATGATTCTTTCGGCGGTGTATTCGGAGTTACGAAAGGATTAGTTAAAAAGTATGGACGTGACCGCGTGATTGACACACCTATTGCTGAACATATTACCTTGAGTTCAGCAGTCGGTGCAGCTGCCACTGGTTTACGCCCTATTGCTGAGTTAATGTTCAACGACTTTATCGGATTTGGTCTGGACCCTATACTCAACCAAGGCGCAAAAATGCGTTATATGTTTGGCGGTAAAGCCAAAATTCCTATGGTAGTCAGAACCATTCATGGTGCAGGCGCAGGTGCTGCAGCTCAGCACTCTCAAACGCTTTATAATATTTTCGCATCGATTCCGGGTGTTAAGGTTGTTGTGCCTTCAAACCCATATGATGCGAAAGGTTTACTATTAGCTGCTATTGAAGATGATAACTTAGTTGTATTTTCTGAAGATAAAACTTTATTGAGTATGAAAGGTGAAGTGCCTGAAGAAGATTATACAGTTGAAATTGGAAAAGCACGAGTTGCTCAAGAGGGTGACGACTTAACAATTGTTGCCATAGGTAAGATGGTTCAAGTAGCTTTAGATACTGCTGATAAATTGGCAGAAGACAACGTATCAGTCGAAGTCATCGATTTACGTTCTATTTCACCATGGGATGAGGAAACAGTCTTAGATTCAGTGAAGAAGACGGGTCGCTTAATTGTCATTGATGAGTCCAACCCACAATGTAATATTGCAGGAGATGTCGCTTCTACAATCGGAGATGTTGGTTTTGATTATTTAGATGGTCCAATCAAAAAAGTAACAGCACCTGACACTCCTGTTCCATTTGCACAAAACCTAGAACAAGCTTACATTCCAAGTGTAGATAAAGTACTAGATGTCGCTAACGAACTCATTGAAGATTTGAAAAAGGTTAAATTTTAA
- a CDS encoding dihydrolipoamide acetyltransferase family protein, translated as MSTNIMMPKLGMTMKEGTVEEWHVSEGDTVSKGDTVASISSEKLTQDIEAPADGTLLKIKVQAGYDTKVKTVIGVIGEEGESTDDNEEDAQEKKDDTENENQKADKDKSSRSTSSKKSSNDGNKDNNASNQKRIFISPLARKMAEKNDIDIQRVEGTGGNGRITKLDIQRVLENGLDKDAEKTSSPPSTSTVSADVGAGLNPMRKRIAQNMRQSQDQTAQLTLHRKVNADELIVFKDKLKKELGDAGQDVKLSITALLAKAVVLALQNYKKMNVRYENGELTEYDQVNLGIATSLDDGLMVPVIENADGKSIGTLAESIRTLSEKVRNNETDGVPMSGGTFTITNMGASEIEYFTPILNVGEAGILGVGAMQSEVVMQDGNVRQVQRIPFSLTFDHQILDGADAAEFLKILAKYIENPYLLVL; from the coding sequence ATGAGTACAAATATAATGATGCCAAAACTCGGTATGACAATGAAAGAAGGCACAGTAGAAGAATGGCACGTGTCTGAAGGAGACACTGTTAGTAAAGGAGATACTGTGGCTTCGATCAGTTCGGAAAAATTAACTCAAGATATAGAAGCACCGGCAGATGGCACTCTGTTAAAAATCAAAGTACAAGCCGGTTACGATACAAAAGTAAAAACTGTTATCGGTGTCATTGGCGAAGAAGGAGAATCAACTGACGATAACGAAGAAGATGCACAAGAGAAAAAAGATGATACAGAAAATGAAAATCAAAAAGCAGATAAAGACAAATCATCAAGGTCCACTTCAAGCAAGAAATCGTCCAACGATGGCAATAAAGATAATAACGCATCTAATCAAAAACGTATCTTTATCTCTCCTCTCGCACGCAAGATGGCTGAGAAAAATGATATTGATATTCAACGAGTAGAAGGAACTGGCGGAAATGGAAGAATTACCAAATTAGATATTCAACGTGTATTAGAAAATGGATTAGATAAAGACGCAGAGAAGACTTCTTCGCCCCCTTCTACTTCAACAGTATCTGCAGATGTGGGCGCTGGCTTAAATCCAATGCGCAAACGTATTGCACAGAACATGCGTCAAAGTCAGGACCAGACAGCACAACTGACGTTGCATCGCAAAGTCAATGCGGATGAGTTGATTGTCTTCAAAGATAAGCTAAAAAAAGAATTAGGCGATGCAGGCCAAGATGTAAAACTTTCTATTACTGCTTTGTTAGCTAAAGCTGTAGTGCTTGCGCTCCAAAATTATAAAAAGATGAATGTTCGCTATGAAAATGGCGAGTTAACAGAATACGATCAAGTTAATTTAGGTATTGCGACTTCTTTAGATGATGGTTTGATGGTGCCTGTGATTGAAAATGCGGATGGTAAGAGTATTGGTACTTTAGCAGAGAGTATTCGTACATTATCTGAAAAAGTACGCAATAACGAGACTGATGGTGTACCAATGTCAGGCGGAACATTCACGATTACGAATATGGGTGCGAGTGAGATTGAGTACTTTACACCTATATTGAATGTTGGGGAAGCGGGCATCCTAGGCGTCGGTGCTATGCAGTCAGAAGTAGTTATGCAAGATGGTAACGTAAGACAAGTACAACGTATTCCATTCAGCTTAACATTCGATCATCAAATATTAGATGGCGCTGATGCAGCAGAGTTCTTGAAAATACTTGCGAAGTATATAGAGAATCCATATTTGTTGGTTTTATAG
- a CDS encoding metallophosphoesterase, which translates to MMKNKYAILQLTDLYLTCEQSKQIENEETFNLIAYFINKYHPDLCIFTGNQIWAEDQETGAALYQRFLEFMNQFEVKIATTFGDKETCQELTRTQLRQLEAKYSTNYAHKYCSSIANDKEAYIIESPYQQIFVLDNGVDGTIEEEHLVWLQEKLKHRGKHVAHRVLFMHRPIKAYDNVFVYIGEKKSEISYVAESERLFSVLREARNIDGIFCGHDYDNDFTFFHQGIGLNYGRVSGVSLYSDLAPGARLIHLFPERSYTTCILDSDIEAEEDAEEDLSAAELMEKIVGN; encoded by the coding sequence ATGATGAAAAACAAATATGCAATTTTACAGTTAACAGATTTGTATTTAACATGTGAGCAATCTAAGCAAATAGAAAACGAAGAAACCTTTAACTTGATTGCTTATTTTATCAACAAGTATCACCCTGATTTATGTATTTTCACAGGTAACCAAATATGGGCTGAAGATCAAGAAACAGGAGCGGCGCTTTATCAACGTTTCTTGGAGTTTATGAACCAATTCGAGGTTAAAATCGCTACTACTTTCGGAGATAAAGAGACATGCCAAGAACTTACACGAACACAGTTAAGACAACTTGAAGCGAAGTATTCGACCAATTATGCTCATAAATACTGTAGCAGCATTGCAAACGATAAAGAAGCTTATATCATCGAAAGTCCCTACCAACAAATTTTTGTGTTAGATAATGGCGTGGATGGCACTATCGAGGAAGAACATCTCGTCTGGTTACAGGAAAAGCTTAAGCATCGCGGAAAGCATGTCGCACATCGTGTCTTATTTATGCATCGCCCTATCAAAGCTTATGACAACGTCTTCGTTTATATCGGGGAAAAGAAAAGTGAGATTTCTTACGTTGCTGAGAGTGAGCGATTATTCTCTGTATTACGGGAAGCGAGGAATATAGACGGTATCTTTTGCGGTCATGATTATGACAATGATTTCACTTTCTTCCACCAAGGCATTGGATTGAATTACGGTCGGGTCAGCGGAGTCAGTCTATATAGCGACCTAGCTCCTGGCGCACGGTTGATTCACCTTTTTCCTGAGAGAAGCTACACTACTTGTATCTTAGACAGTGATATAGAGGCAGAAGAAGACGCAGAAGAAGATTTAAGTGCTGCAGAACTGATGGAGAAAATTGTGGGGAATTAA